GAAAACCAATTACGGCGATGAAGAAACAGAGGAAAAAGAAATATTTGAAAATAAGGACGAAAAAGAAAATTCTTAATTTTTTCAGGTAATGAAACATTTTGCAGAACTCATATCCGCTCTGGAAAGCACCAATAAAACCAACGCAAAGGTAGATGCGATGGTTCATTATCTGCGCACCGCTCCCGACAGCGACAAACTCTGGTTTCTTGCCCTTTTTACAGGTAAACGTCCGAAAAGACCGGTCAATACCAATTATTTGAAACAATGGGCTTTAGAAATTATTCAGCTTCCCGAATGGCTCTTTCTTGAAAGCTACTCTTCCGTGGGAGATCTTGGAGAAACGCTTTCCCTTATTCTGCCGCCTCCGGAAAATGACATTCAGAAAACCTTGTCGCAGTGGATGGACGAACTCCTTCAGCTGAAAGACAAAACCGATGATGAAAAGAAAATCTATGTTACAGAATCGTGGAACGGTTTGGATTATACCGAACGTTTCATTTTCAATAAACTCATTGGAGGAAGTTTCAGAATTGGGGTTTCAAAAAAACTTTTAATCACTGCTTTGTCCAAGTATTCCGAAATCGATTCCAGTCAGCTCATGCACAGTATTATGGGGAAATGGAGTGTTGGAGATATGAATTTTGAAGATTTAATCACAGGTACAAATATCAATCCCGATAATTCGAAACCTTATCCGTTTTGTCTTGCTTATCCATTGGAAAAAGAAACCGAAGATCTGGGAAATCCGGAGGACTGGCAGGCTGAATACAAATGGGACGGAATCCGCGGACAGCTTATTAAAAGAAATGAAGAAATTTTCATATGGTCACGGGGCGAAGAATTGGTAACACCGCAATTTCCGGAACTGGTTTCCGCGCTTGAAATGCTGGAGGGAAATTTCGTGATTGACGGTGAAATTTTAGCCGTTATTAACGATGAGGTTTTAAATTTCAATGAACTTCAGAAAAGGCTGAACCGCAAAACCATCACCCCGAAAATGCTCAGAGAAATTCCGGTGAAAGTTTTTGTTTACGATATTCTTGAATTTAATAATGAAGATCTGCGTGAAAAACCACTTTCCAAAAGAAGGAAAATTTTAGAAAATTTAATTGACAAGCATCCGGTTGAAAATATTAAAATTTCTGAAATTATAACCTTCGAAAATTGGGAAGAGTTAATTGAAATACGGGAAAATTCCCGCGAAAACAACAGCGAAGGTCTGATGCTGAAACAGAAAAATTCTCACTACCATTCCGGACGCAAAAAAGGCGACTGGTGGAAATGGAAAGTGGACGCGTTGACTATCGATGCCGTATTAATCTACGCCCAGAAAGGAAGCGGACGAAGAAGCGGTTATTACACCGATTATACTTTTGCCGTCAAAAAAGAAGATCAATTAGTTACTATAGCCAAAGCATATTCCGGATTGACGGATAAAGAAATTATGGAAGTCAGCAGGTTTGTAACCAAAAATTCCCTGGAGAAATTCGGACCTGTGCGGACGGTAAAACCTGAACTTGTTTTTGAAATCGCTTTTGAAGGAATTGGATTTAGTAACCGTCATAAAAGTGGAGTAGCACTGCGATTTCCGCGGATTTTAAGATGGCGTCGCGATAAAAAAGCAGACGAAATTGATGATATTGAAGAGGTAAAAAAACTCATCAGATAATGGCGAAAAATTTTCTGGAATCTGAAGGTTACAGCATTGTAAAAAGTTGGCTCGGGGAAAAAGGCTTCGAGCCTTTCGGTTTTCAGCTCGAAACCTGGGAGAAATTCGGGAAGAATTACAGCGGAATGGTCATCG
The window above is part of the Kaistella faecalis genome. Proteins encoded here:
- a CDS encoding ATP-dependent DNA ligase, giving the protein MKHFAELISALESTNKTNAKVDAMVHYLRTAPDSDKLWFLALFTGKRPKRPVNTNYLKQWALEIIQLPEWLFLESYSSVGDLGETLSLILPPPENDIQKTLSQWMDELLQLKDKTDDEKKIYVTESWNGLDYTERFIFNKLIGGSFRIGVSKKLLITALSKYSEIDSSQLMHSIMGKWSVGDMNFEDLITGTNINPDNSKPYPFCLAYPLEKETEDLGNPEDWQAEYKWDGIRGQLIKRNEEIFIWSRGEELVTPQFPELVSALEMLEGNFVIDGEILAVINDEVLNFNELQKRLNRKTITPKMLREIPVKVFVYDILEFNNEDLREKPLSKRRKILENLIDKHPVENIKISEIITFENWEELIEIRENSRENNSEGLMLKQKNSHYHSGRKKGDWWKWKVDALTIDAVLIYAQKGSGRRSGYYTDYTFAVKKEDQLVTIAKAYSGLTDKEIMEVSRFVTKNSLEKFGPVRTVKPELVFEIAFEGIGFSNRHKSGVALRFPRILRWRRDKKADEIDDIEEVKKLIR